Proteins encoded in a region of the Pigmentiphaga litoralis genome:
- a CDS encoding ABC transporter substrate-binding protein has translation MRSSRPRLFRSSLFAAVFPLLLAAPSAHAADPISIGFFSHLSGNFAEYGASFKNAVELYLDQVKAQGGIEGRPVNLIVEDDRNSPQEAASVARKIAGTKGVVLAIGSWSTTASVAAAPVFIEARIPQISPTSSHPDFTKQSNYLFRQNNTDDVLAQYNADTIQKKLKANTVVIPYSQDDWGVYTGKATAAAIEKAGGKVLLLESVMPNAKDFRPFVSKIKSLKPEGVFLALPYQEASIFIQQLRQAGVTIPVGGGIPLTSPKFVELSGKAAEGVVLHTIFFAQDPSKKAFTDAYKAKYGKLPDQFAALAYDAAGVGVAAIRRVVKSGKPLTGEAVRNELANGPAYEGVTGTTKYENGNVKKAPTFITVRNGEFALFQ, from the coding sequence ATGCGCTCGTCCCGCCCCCGCCTGTTCCGCTCGTCCTTGTTCGCTGCGGTGTTCCCCCTGCTGCTCGCGGCGCCTTCCGCGCACGCGGCCGACCCCATCAGCATCGGCTTCTTTTCGCACCTGTCGGGCAACTTTGCCGAATATGGCGCGAGCTTCAAGAACGCGGTCGAGCTGTACCTGGACCAGGTCAAGGCGCAAGGCGGGATCGAAGGCCGGCCGGTCAACCTGATCGTGGAAGACGACCGCAATTCGCCGCAGGAAGCCGCCTCGGTGGCGCGCAAGATCGCAGGCACCAAGGGCGTGGTGCTGGCCATCGGATCGTGGTCGACGACCGCCTCGGTAGCGGCGGCGCCGGTGTTCATTGAAGCCAGGATTCCGCAGATCAGCCCGACCTCATCGCACCCGGACTTCACCAAGCAAAGCAACTACCTGTTCCGCCAGAACAATACCGATGACGTGCTGGCGCAGTACAACGCCGACACCATCCAGAAGAAGCTGAAGGCCAACACTGTCGTCATTCCATACTCGCAAGATGACTGGGGCGTGTACACCGGCAAGGCCACGGCTGCCGCGATCGAAAAGGCCGGCGGCAAGGTGCTGCTGCTGGAAAGCGTGATGCCCAATGCCAAGGACTTCCGCCCCTTCGTCAGCAAGATCAAATCGCTCAAGCCCGAAGGCGTGTTCCTGGCGCTGCCGTATCAGGAAGCGTCCATCTTCATCCAGCAGCTGCGCCAGGCCGGCGTCACCATTCCGGTAGGCGGCGGCATTCCGCTGACGTCGCCCAAGTTCGTGGAACTGAGCGGCAAGGCAGCCGAAGGCGTCGTGCTGCACACCATCTTCTTTGCGCAGGACCCTTCCAAGAAGGCATTCACGGATGCCTACAAGGCCAAGTACGGCAAGCTGCCCGACCAGTTCGCGGCGCTGGCCTACGACGCGGCCGGCGTGGGTGTTGCGGCGATCCGCCGGGTCGTCAAATCGGGCAAGCCCCTGACCGGCGAAGCCGTGCGCAACGAACTGGCCAATGGCCCCGCCTACGAAGGCGTGACCGGCACCACCAAGTATGAAAACGGCAACGTGAAGAAGGCGCCGACCTTCATCACCGTGCGCAACGGCGAATTCGCACTGTTCCAATAA
- a CDS encoding ABC transporter permease, which translates to MIELFFSQLLNGLAIGQVYALIALGFSLVFGVSNLINFAQGALFMLGAFFAFSGVTWLGLPLVVAAVLSVLLVTGLGMLLERVALRPLENGPWVAPVLSTLAISMIIDQLAEIIWSPEGQPFPLPFEEVTFFFGGAYLTSTDLMIFGFGVLAALALTLFLSRSWMGRTLRATAQDRDAAAQLGVRTGDVKRLAFGLAGALGALSGVLVALYFKSVFPQMGLPFGLKGFAAALLGGLSSIPGAVLGGLLLGIVETLASAYIGEGFRDLVAFSLVLVFLVFRPQGLLGDRRLDALGGGGAASGSMPTTSLLASASSQRGVHRVWELPPWGFLVAGAVLCLLPLITQSGYLLQAVIYGMIFTLLAASVTLVSGSIGILSIGHAGFYGVGAYGVAVLSHTYGLPAELALPCAALLTAVVATVAALPLARLSGHTAALGTLAIGQILFLVFMTWLSVTRGPMGFVNIPAPQFALLGGLRLGSVTDKFWLVAIVAAVGLFLVQRLMESSIGRVWRGIREDRLAAHVAGIPVRRYLLMGFAVSGLLAGTAGGLFAYVQNVVSPESFTVQASMLLLTMAVLGGLGNVTGAALAGFLLTLLPEVLRPFAEWRMIAYGLVLLLMLRWRPQGLLGAR; encoded by the coding sequence ATGATCGAACTGTTCTTCAGTCAACTGCTCAATGGCCTGGCCATCGGGCAGGTCTATGCGTTGATCGCACTGGGCTTCAGCCTGGTGTTCGGGGTGTCCAACCTGATCAACTTCGCCCAAGGCGCCCTGTTCATGCTCGGGGCGTTTTTTGCGTTCAGCGGCGTGACCTGGCTGGGCTTGCCGCTGGTGGTCGCGGCGGTCCTGTCGGTGCTGCTGGTCACGGGCCTGGGCATGCTGCTGGAACGGGTCGCGCTGCGGCCGCTGGAAAACGGGCCGTGGGTAGCGCCCGTGCTGTCCACGCTGGCCATCAGCATGATCATCGACCAGCTGGCCGAAATCATCTGGTCGCCGGAAGGGCAGCCGTTTCCGCTGCCGTTTGAAGAGGTCACCTTCTTTTTCGGCGGGGCCTACCTGACCAGCACCGACCTGATGATCTTCGGCTTCGGCGTGCTGGCCGCGCTGGCGCTGACCCTGTTCCTGTCGCGTTCCTGGATGGGCCGCACCCTGCGCGCCACCGCGCAGGACCGCGACGCCGCCGCGCAACTGGGCGTGCGCACCGGCGACGTCAAACGCCTGGCCTTCGGCCTGGCCGGCGCATTGGGCGCACTGAGCGGCGTGCTGGTGGCCCTGTACTTCAAAAGCGTGTTCCCGCAAATGGGGCTGCCGTTTGGTCTCAAGGGATTTGCCGCGGCCTTGCTGGGCGGGCTCAGCAGCATTCCGGGCGCGGTGCTGGGCGGGCTGTTGCTGGGCATTGTCGAGACCCTGGCCAGCGCCTATATCGGCGAAGGCTTTCGTGACCTGGTGGCGTTTTCGTTGGTGCTGGTGTTCCTGGTGTTCCGGCCGCAGGGCCTGCTGGGCGACCGGCGGCTGGATGCGCTGGGCGGCGGAGGCGCGGCCAGCGGGTCCATGCCCACCACCAGTCTGCTTGCGTCCGCGTCCAGCCAGCGCGGGGTGCACCGTGTATGGGAACTGCCCCCGTGGGGCTTCCTGGTGGCGGGCGCGGTGCTATGCCTGCTGCCGCTGATCACGCAAAGCGGCTACCTGTTGCAAGCGGTGATCTACGGCATGATCTTTACGCTGCTGGCGGCCAGTGTGACGCTGGTGTCCGGGTCGATCGGCATTCTGTCCATCGGGCACGCCGGCTTCTATGGCGTGGGGGCGTATGGGGTGGCGGTGCTGTCGCACACCTATGGCTTGCCGGCCGAACTCGCCTTGCCCTGTGCGGCCTTGCTGACAGCGGTAGTGGCCACGGTGGCCGCCTTGCCCCTGGCACGGCTCAGTGGACATACCGCCGCATTGGGCACGCTGGCCATCGGGCAGATTCTGTTTCTGGTGTTTATGACCTGGCTGTCCGTCACGCGCGGGCCGATGGGCTTCGTCAATATTCCGGCGCCGCAGTTTGCGCTGCTGGGCGGGTTGCGCCTGGGGTCGGTCACCGACAAGTTCTGGCTGGTGGCGATCGTGGCCGCGGTCGGTCTGTTCCTGGTGCAGAGGCTGATGGAATCGTCGATCGGGCGCGTGTGGCGCGGCATTCGCGAAGACCGGCTGGCCGCGCATGTGGCCGGCATTCCGGTGCGGCGCTATCTGCTGATGGGCTTTGCCGTATCGGGCCTGCTGGCCGGCACGGCGGGCGGCCTGTTCGCCTATGTGCAGAACGTGGTCAGCCCCGAAAGCTTTACGGTGCAGGCGTCGATGCTGCTGCTGACCATGGCGGTGCTGGGCGGCCTCGGCAACGTGACCGGCGCGGCGCTTGCCGGCTTTTTGCTCACGCTGCTGCCTGAAGTGCTGCGGCCGTTTGCCGAATGGCGAATGATTGCCTATGGCCTGGTCCTGTTGCTGATGCTGCGGTGGCGTCCGCAGGGCCTGCTGGGGGCAAGGTAA
- a CDS encoding ABC transporter ATP-binding protein, which yields MEPAAQATSQAALQATSQAAAGPARGLFLENVARHFSGVKAVDGVTVRLAPGETLALVGPNGAGKSTLLQLATGVDRITSGRIWLDGRRIDGLSAERIARLGVGRSFQTSRVFPALTVWQSTLLGVQARLLRGTGSRMANPLHEIAGALLGLKGWRQREAEQEAIVRDTLQLFGDRLWPRRDQPAYTLSYANRRRLEIARVLAARPDYLLLDEPAAGMNPTETAELTDLVLELRRLRPALGILVVEHKLSLVRRVADRVMVLNHGRMLAEGTPEAALDHPEVVEAYLGRSRGSGAPGTPGATSFRPASSDAHLG from the coding sequence ATGGAACCGGCGGCTCAGGCAACTTCGCAGGCCGCGTTGCAGGCAACTTCGCAGGCCGCCGCGGGCCCGGCCCGGGGGCTCTTTCTCGAGAATGTCGCGCGCCATTTCAGTGGCGTGAAGGCCGTCGATGGCGTGACCGTGCGGCTCGCGCCTGGCGAGACGCTGGCGCTGGTCGGCCCCAACGGCGCCGGCAAGTCGACCCTGCTGCAACTGGCCACCGGCGTGGACCGCATCACCAGCGGCCGCATCTGGCTCGACGGCCGGCGGATCGACGGCCTGTCGGCCGAACGCATCGCGCGCCTGGGCGTGGGCCGCAGCTTCCAGACGTCGCGCGTGTTCCCGGCGCTGACCGTGTGGCAGAGCACCTTGCTCGGCGTCCAGGCGCGGCTGCTGCGCGGCACGGGGTCGCGCATGGCCAATCCCTTGCATGAAATCGCGGGTGCGCTGCTGGGCCTGAAAGGATGGCGTCAACGCGAAGCCGAGCAGGAAGCGATCGTACGCGACACCCTGCAGCTGTTTGGCGACCGCCTGTGGCCGCGCCGCGACCAGCCCGCCTATACGCTGTCATACGCCAATCGCCGCCGGCTCGAAATCGCACGCGTGCTGGCCGCGCGCCCCGACTACCTGCTGCTGGACGAACCCGCCGCCGGCATGAACCCGACGGAAACGGCCGAGCTGACCGACCTGGTGCTCGAGTTGCGGCGGCTGCGTCCGGCGCTGGGCATCCTGGTAGTCGAACACAAGCTGTCGTTGGTGCGGCGCGTGGCTGATCGCGTGATGGTGCTGAATCATGGCCGCATGCTGGCCGAAGGCACGCCCGAGGCCGCGCTCGATCACCCCGAAGTCGTTGAGGCCTACCTGGGGCGCAGCCGGGGCAGCGGGGCGCCCGGAACGCCTGGGGCCACCTCTTTCAGACCTGCTTCGTCGGATGCGCATCTTGGTTGA
- a CDS encoding ammonium transporter has protein sequence MRKHLAVVLGLLSLGAFMYGAPALAAPTVNKGDVAWMSVSTLLVLMMAVPGLALFYGGLVRSKNMLSVLMQVLVTFSLIVVLWFIYGYSLAFTEGNAFFGGLDRLFLKGVFDNVAGTFSNGATFTKDVAIPEITFIAFQATFAGITCALIVGSFAERAKFSAVLLFMVIWFTFAYIPIAHMVWFWPGPDAYTDASKVDALNATAGLIWQWGALDFAGGTVVHINAGVAGLVGAYVIGKRLGYGREAMQPHNLPMTMIGASLLWVGWFGFNAGSALEANNSAALAFINTFSATACAVVLWTLTEWAVKGKPSMLGAASGAVAGLVAITPAAGNVGLVGAMVIGALSGVVCFWGVTGLKKMLKVDDSLDVFGVHGVGGILGALLTGVFNAQSLGGPGLVTDWVAGTVGSNPIVTQLWIQAKGVGITIIWSAVVAFIAYKLVDALIGLRVSEEDEREGLDITTHGETAYHS, from the coding sequence ATGAGAAAACATCTGGCAGTAGTGCTGGGCTTGCTTTCGCTGGGCGCCTTCATGTATGGCGCACCGGCGTTGGCAGCGCCTACCGTGAACAAGGGCGACGTCGCCTGGATGAGCGTCTCGACGCTGCTCGTCCTGATGATGGCGGTGCCCGGCCTGGCACTGTTCTACGGTGGTCTGGTCCGCAGCAAGAACATGTTGTCCGTCCTGATGCAGGTGCTGGTCACGTTCTCGCTGATCGTCGTGCTGTGGTTCATCTATGGCTATTCGCTGGCGTTTACCGAAGGCAACGCCTTCTTTGGCGGGCTGGATCGCCTGTTCCTGAAGGGCGTGTTCGACAACGTCGCGGGCACCTTCTCGAATGGCGCCACGTTCACCAAGGACGTCGCGATTCCTGAAATCACGTTCATCGCCTTCCAGGCCACGTTCGCGGGCATCACCTGCGCGCTGATCGTCGGCTCGTTCGCGGAACGCGCCAAGTTCTCGGCCGTGCTGCTGTTCATGGTGATCTGGTTCACGTTCGCGTACATCCCGATTGCCCACATGGTCTGGTTCTGGCCTGGTCCGGATGCGTACACCGACGCGTCCAAGGTCGATGCACTGAACGCTACCGCCGGTCTGATCTGGCAGTGGGGCGCCCTCGACTTCGCGGGCGGCACCGTGGTGCACATCAACGCCGGCGTGGCCGGTCTGGTGGGCGCCTATGTGATCGGCAAGCGTCTGGGTTATGGCCGCGAAGCCATGCAGCCGCACAACCTGCCAATGACCATGATTGGCGCATCGCTGCTGTGGGTGGGCTGGTTCGGTTTCAACGCCGGTTCGGCGCTTGAAGCGAACAACTCCGCCGCGCTGGCCTTCATCAACACGTTCTCGGCAACGGCTTGCGCCGTCGTGCTGTGGACGCTGACCGAATGGGCCGTCAAGGGCAAGCCTTCCATGCTGGGCGCTGCGTCCGGCGCGGTGGCGGGTCTGGTTGCGATCACCCCGGCTGCCGGTAACGTCGGCCTGGTTGGCGCGATGGTCATCGGTGCACTCTCGGGCGTGGTCTGCTTCTGGGGTGTGACGGGTCTGAAGAAGATGCTGAAGGTCGACGACTCGCTGGACGTGTTCGGCGTGCACGGCGTGGGCGGCATCCTGGGCGCGCTGCTGACTGGCGTGTTCAACGCCCAGTCGCTGGGCGGTCCTGGCCTGGTCACCGACTGGGTGGCCGGCACGGTGGGTTCGAACCCGATCGTGACGCAGCTGTGGATCCAGGCCAAGGGTGTCGGCATCACGATCATCTGGTCGGCTGTCGTTGCCTTCATCGCCTACAAGCTGGTGGATGCCCTGATCGGCCTGCGCGTGTCGGAAGAAGACGAACGCGAAGGTCTGGACATCACGACGCACGGCGAAACCGCCTACCACTCGTAA
- a CDS encoding ABC transporter ATP-binding protein, giving the protein MRILVEHAQSFLVVDDIDVHYGAVQALFNVSLHVQAGEVVGVLGGNASGKSTTLKSVLGLVHPSRGRILFEGKPIQGMAPADVIDLGVASVPEGRRVFPEMSVIDNLMMGAYPRRADKAGVAADLDAVLTAFPRLAERRKQAAGTLSGGEQQLLALGRAWLRRGRLVCIDEPSMGLSPKFVDMVYEVLFQWKAQGQTILLVEQSARIALELADRAYVLQHGHVILQGKAADLAADPAVKKAYLGAA; this is encoded by the coding sequence ATGCGCATCTTGGTTGAACACGCTCAATCCTTTCTGGTGGTCGACGACATCGACGTGCATTACGGCGCCGTGCAGGCCCTGTTCAACGTCAGCCTGCATGTGCAGGCCGGCGAAGTGGTGGGTGTGCTGGGCGGCAACGCGTCGGGCAAGTCCACCACCCTCAAGTCCGTGCTGGGACTGGTGCACCCGTCACGCGGCCGCATTTTGTTCGAAGGCAAACCCATCCAGGGCATGGCGCCGGCCGACGTGATCGATCTGGGGGTGGCCAGCGTGCCCGAAGGCCGCCGCGTCTTTCCGGAAATGTCGGTGATCGACAACCTGATGATGGGCGCCTATCCGCGCCGTGCCGACAAGGCGGGCGTCGCCGCCGATCTGGACGCGGTGCTGACCGCCTTTCCGCGGCTGGCCGAACGGCGCAAGCAGGCCGCCGGCACCTTGTCGGGCGGTGAACAGCAACTGCTGGCGCTGGGCCGCGCGTGGCTGCGGCGCGGCCGGCTGGTGTGCATCGACGAGCCGTCCATGGGCTTGTCGCCCAAATTCGTGGACATGGTCTACGAAGTGCTGTTCCAGTGGAAGGCGCAAGGGCAGACGATATTGCTGGTCGAGCAGAGCGCACGCATCGCGCTGGAACTGGCCGACCGCGCCTATGTGCTGCAGCACGGCCACGTGATCCTGCAAGGCAAGGCAGCCGACCTGGCGGCCGACCCGGCGGTAAAGAAGGCGTACCTGGGCGCCGCGTAG
- a CDS encoding alpha/beta fold hydrolase, translating into MLSHECRGTGPAVVFIAGLGGLGKFWAPVMDRLQADYTVVTLDHPGSGNSPRRGPQTIPDLTDAVLEVTASLGIARFNVVGHSTGGLVAQTLALDHAQVLDRLVLSSTWAAADRRFRDLFEIRRRTLIDAGLGLYKAQGALLAYPAHLYDRYAATLPPRGRGREGDDPAEVAVTAERIDMLVSYSRADDLHRITTPTLVLGAMDDPIVPFHHAEQLAQAIRGAELTVLSGGHFPPTTQTDLYTSRLRAFLETPVPATSSLPS; encoded by the coding sequence ATGTTGAGTCACGAGTGTCGCGGCACCGGTCCCGCAGTGGTCTTCATTGCCGGGCTGGGCGGACTGGGCAAATTCTGGGCGCCCGTCATGGACCGCCTGCAGGCCGACTACACGGTCGTCACCCTGGATCATCCGGGCAGCGGCAACAGCCCGCGGCGCGGCCCGCAGACCATTCCCGACCTGACCGACGCGGTGCTGGAAGTGACCGCGTCGCTGGGCATCGCCCGCTTCAATGTGGTCGGCCATTCGACCGGCGGGCTGGTCGCGCAGACCCTGGCGCTGGACCATGCCCAGGTGCTGGACCGGCTGGTGCTGAGTTCGACCTGGGCCGCCGCCGACCGCCGCTTTCGCGACCTGTTCGAGATCCGCCGCCGCACCCTGATCGACGCCGGGCTGGGCCTGTACAAGGCGCAGGGCGCGCTGCTGGCCTACCCCGCGCATCTGTATGACCGCTACGCCGCGACCTTGCCGCCGCGGGGTCGCGGCCGCGAAGGCGATGACCCGGCCGAAGTCGCGGTGACCGCGGAACGGATCGACATGCTGGTCTCGTACTCGCGCGCCGACGACCTGCACCGGATCACGACCCCCACCTTGGTGCTGGGCGCGATGGACGATCCGATCGTGCCGTTCCATCACGCCGAGCAGCTGGCGCAGGCCATACGCGGCGCGGAACTGACGGTGCTGAGCGGCGGCCATTTTCCGCCGACGACACAGACCGACCTCTACACGTCGCGCTTGCGGGCGTTTTTGGAAACCCCGGTGCCCGCCACTTCTTCCCTTCCTTCCTGA
- a CDS encoding LysR family transcriptional regulator, translating into MDSTDDMQLFVTVADRGSFAAAAAVHHLTPSAIGKRITQLEARLNVTLIARTTRKLMITPEGRHYLDRARVLLHDLRALEHGVRHLSNAPEGEVSLSCHAGIAERFILPMLPDFLTQHPKVHVRMMLSDHVETAESDGADVIIRAAGAPLPNYVSRKLGDNPWVLCATSAYLGTHGTPAHPHDLTRHNCLSVGPSGATRDKWLFKVDGKVEPITVAGNFGGFANAVYAITRGGVGIGRLPDFLVRDDLASGALVRVLPGHMVADPRAVYLFYRSADPTPSRLHVLVEYLGQHLTRKLEKP; encoded by the coding sequence ATGGACTCCACTGACGACATGCAGCTGTTCGTGACCGTGGCCGACCGCGGCAGCTTTGCCGCGGCCGCCGCCGTGCACCACCTGACGCCTTCGGCCATCGGCAAGCGCATCACGCAACTGGAAGCGCGCCTGAACGTCACGCTGATCGCACGCACCACCCGCAAGCTGATGATCACGCCCGAAGGCCGGCATTACCTGGACCGCGCACGCGTGCTGCTGCACGATCTGCGGGCGCTGGAACATGGGGTGCGGCACCTGTCGAACGCGCCCGAAGGCGAGGTCAGCCTGAGCTGCCATGCCGGCATTGCCGAGCGCTTCATTCTGCCGATGCTGCCGGACTTCCTGACGCAGCACCCCAAGGTGCACGTCAGGATGATGTTGAGCGATCACGTCGAGACGGCCGAGTCCGACGGCGCCGACGTGATCATCCGCGCGGCCGGCGCGCCGCTGCCCAACTACGTCAGCCGCAAGCTGGGCGACAACCCGTGGGTGCTCTGCGCGACCTCCGCCTATCTGGGCACCCACGGCACGCCCGCCCATCCGCACGACCTGACCCGGCACAACTGCCTGAGCGTCGGCCCATCGGGCGCAACGCGCGACAAGTGGTTGTTCAAGGTGGACGGCAAGGTCGAACCGATCACGGTGGCCGGCAACTTCGGCGGCTTTGCCAACGCCGTCTACGCCATCACTCGCGGGGGCGTCGGCATCGGCCGGCTGCCCGACTTCCTGGTGCGCGACGATCTGGCCAGCGGCGCGCTGGTGCGCGTGCTGCCGGGGCACATGGTGGCCGATCCGCGCGCTGTCTACCTGTTCTACCGCAGCGCCGATCCGACGCCGTCGCGGCTACACGTGCTGGTCGAATACCTGGGCCAGCACCTGACCCGCAAGCTGGAAAAGCCGTAG
- a CDS encoding tripartite tricarboxylate transporter substrate-binding protein, with product MPKLRLVPLLAGLTAAALMQGASAADAYPTKPITMIVPFAAGGPTDAVARSLAEAMRATLGQTVVAENVGGAGATIGAARVAAAQADGYTLLLGHVGLTTAPALYAKLRFDPVKDFAPIGLVADLPMLLLARQDFPASNFQEFVAHARKQPGGITIANAGVGSASHLCSVLLMNAIGAEYQPVPYKGIAPGMTDVLGKRIDAMCVSGYTPGLAVKTFAVTTKVRLAEIPDVPTMQESGLKDFEMGIWHALWAPKGTPQPVIAKLAAAVQAAQADPAFRKRMKDLGTVVMDGQGNPEALQARVVRDTAQWKELLQNAGVKPE from the coding sequence ATGCCGAAACTTCGCCTTGTGCCCCTGCTTGCCGGACTGACCGCCGCGGCCCTGATGCAGGGCGCGTCTGCCGCCGATGCCTACCCCACCAAGCCCATCACCATGATCGTGCCGTTCGCGGCGGGCGGGCCGACCGATGCCGTGGCCCGGTCGCTGGCCGAAGCCATGCGCGCGACGCTGGGCCAGACCGTGGTCGCCGAAAACGTGGGCGGTGCCGGCGCCACCATCGGCGCGGCCCGGGTGGCCGCGGCCCAGGCCGACGGGTACACGCTGCTGCTGGGCCATGTCGGCCTGACGACGGCGCCCGCGCTGTACGCCAAGTTGCGCTTCGACCCGGTCAAGGACTTTGCACCGATCGGTCTGGTGGCCGACCTGCCCATGCTGCTGCTGGCGCGCCAGGATTTCCCGGCGTCGAACTTCCAGGAATTCGTTGCGCACGCCCGCAAGCAGCCCGGCGGCATCACCATCGCCAATGCGGGCGTCGGCTCGGCATCGCACCTGTGTTCCGTATTGCTGATGAACGCCATCGGCGCCGAATACCAGCCCGTGCCGTACAAGGGCATCGCCCCGGGCATGACCGACGTGCTGGGCAAACGCATCGACGCCATGTGCGTGTCGGGCTACACCCCCGGCCTGGCGGTCAAGACCTTTGCGGTCACGACCAAGGTGCGCCTGGCCGAAATCCCCGACGTGCCGACCATGCAGGAATCCGGCCTGAAGGACTTCGAGATGGGCATCTGGCATGCCTTGTGGGCGCCCAAGGGCACCCCGCAGCCTGTGATTGCCAAGCTCGCCGCCGCGGTGCAGGCCGCGCAGGCCGACCCGGCCTTTCGCAAGCGCATGAAGGACCTGGGCACCGTGGTCATGGACGGCCAGGGCAACCCCGAAGCCCTGCAGGCCCGCGTCGTGCGCGACACCGCGCAGTGGAAGGAACTGCTGCAGAATGCGGGCGTGAAGCCGGAGTAA
- a CDS encoding P-II family nitrogen regulator: MKLITAIIKPFKLDEVREALSAIGVQGITVTEIKGFGRQKGHTELYRGAEYVVDFLPKVKVEIALSDELVESALEAIESSARTGKIGDGKIFVFPLEQVIRIRTGETGKDAL, translated from the coding sequence ATGAAACTCATTACCGCAATCATCAAGCCGTTCAAGCTTGACGAAGTCCGGGAGGCCCTGTCCGCGATTGGCGTGCAAGGCATCACCGTGACAGAAATTAAGGGTTTTGGCCGTCAGAAAGGTCATACCGAGCTCTATCGCGGCGCTGAATACGTCGTCGACTTCCTGCCGAAGGTGAAAGTGGAAATCGCGCTTTCCGACGAGCTGGTGGAAAGCGCGCTGGAAGCCATCGAAAGTTCTGCCCGCACCGGCAAGATCGGTGACGGCAAGATCTTCGTGTTCCCGCTGGAGCAGGTCATTCGAATTCGTACCGGCGAAACCGGCAAAGACGCGCTTTGA